DNA sequence from the Pseudoduganella plicata genome:
CAGGTACAGGTTGCCGGCGATGGGCACCAGCAGGCGCTTGCCGTCCGGCGACCAGCTGTAGCTGACGATGCCTTTCAGGCTGGCCGTGCGCTCGCGTTCGCGGCGGGCCTTCTCGGCGTCCGACAGGTTCTCGTCGGGCACCAGGGTCTTCGAGTCGACCAGGCGGCGCGTCGACTTGTCCTTCATGTTGAATTCCCACAGGTCCAGCTGGAACTGGTTGTCCTCGCGGCCGCGCAGGAACGTCACGCGGGCGCCATCGGGCGAGACCTTCAGTGCGCGCACGCCGGGGCCGGCCAGTGCGGGATCGTCGTAGATGCGGTCGAGGGTGAGACGTTCGGCCGATGCCGAGCCGACGGCCAGCAGGGCCAGGAAGCTGAGAATGAAGCGCATGAAGGAAGCCAAATATGGAAGAGTCAGGACCGCGTGACAATACCAGAGACGGCCCCCGCTGACCAACCGCGAATCTTCGAAATACGGGCGCGCGTGCCGACTATTGTTCGGCAACCGCCAGCGCGCGCGCCTTCGAGAGCCGCAGCAGCGACACCGTCAGCAGCACCGCCGCCACCGTCAGGCCCAGTACGAGTCCGATCCAGAAGCCCGTGGCCGACAGCGGCTCGGCTGGCGCGAACGGCACCCAGTCGGGCGCCAGTCCCAGCACGCACCCAAGCGGCAGCGCGACGCCCCAGAACGCGATCAGCTGGATCACCATCGGGCTGCGCGTGACCTTGTAGCCGCGGATCGCACACGACGCGGCCACCTGGGCAGCGTCCGACAGCTGGAACAGCGCGGCGAACAGCAGCAGATGCGCGCACATCGCCTGCACGGCCGGGTCGGACGTGTAGGCCGCGGCGATCTGGTGCCGGAACACGGCAATGAAAACGGCCGACAGCACGGCAAAACCCACCGACATCGACAGGCCGACCAGCGAAGCGAAGCGGGCCTGCTGCGGATTGCCTTCGCCCAGCGCCTGGCCGACGCGGGTGATCATGCCGATGCCGAACGACAGCGGCACCATGAACGTCAGCGACGCGAAATTGAGCGCGATCTGGTGCGCCGACACGGTGACGACGCCGAAGCGCGCGATCAGCAGGCTGACGGCGCCGAACACGGACACCTCGGCGAAGTACGTCACGCCGATCGGCACGCCCAGTTTCAGCATGCTCCAGATCTCCGGCCAGTGCGGCCACTCCCAGCGCGTGAACGGATAGGTCTGGCGGTAGGCGGGTGCGATGCGGATCCACAGCACCATTGCGATCAGGTCGAGCCAGACGACGACGCCCGTCGCCACCGCGCAGCCCAGCGCGCCCATCTTCGGCATGCCCAGATTGCCGAACACGAGCACCCAGTTGATCGCCACGTTCACGAGCAGCCCGATGATGGCAATCACCATGACGGGTTTGGTGTGGTTGATGCTGGCGCTGTATCCGTACAGCGCGCGGTAGGCCGCGAACGGTATCAGGCCGATGCTGATGATGTGGACGAACATCGACGCGCGTTCGCTGACGGCGGGTGCAAGGTAGAGATGGTCGAACAGCAGCGTGGCCAGGTTGGCCATCAGCGCCGCAAACAGCCCGACGCCGACGGCCTTCCACAGCGCCTGGCGCACGGAGTGCGCAATCTTGTCGAAGGCACCCGCGCCCACCTCGTGCGCGACAACCGTATTAATGGCCATCATGATGCCGTTGACGGTGACGAGGATGATCGACCAGACCGACGCCCCCAGCGACACGGCCGCCAGTTCGTCGGCGCTCGTATGCCCCGTCATCGCCACGTCCGCCACCGCCATGCCGACGGTGGCCAGCTGGCCGACCAGCACGGGCCACGCCAGTTGCCACAGGCTCGATGCTTCGCGATGGACGTTGGAACGGGAGAAGGAATAGGGCATGGGCGAATAGGGTCGAATAAAGTCGCTGCGGGAAGCGCCATTCTACCAACCCGACGTCCTCGCGCAGGGCCGGCGCGGTAGGAATTTGTTACAACGACATGTGTGCGCCGCCCGGTACCGGCGCGTTGAGCCGGTACCGATAACAAGAACGGAGTATTCATGAAACGCCTCCTTGCCACGCTGGTGGCTTCCACGCTGCTGTCCCAGGTCGCCAACGCCGGCGAGTTGACGCTGTTCGAGCACCACGGCCTGCGCGGCAACCAGGTCACGCTGCATGGCGACGCACCGAACCTGCGCGACGGAGGGTTCAACGACAAGGCGTCCAGCCTGATCGTGCGTTCCGGCACGTGGGAGGTATGCGAGCACAAGGACTTCGGCGGCTACTGCGCGCTGTTCCGGCGCGGCGAATACCCGGACCTGGAACGCTTCAACAACAATATCTCGTCGGCCCGCGAGGTGCAGGGACGACGAGGCTGGCGCGACCGCGACCGCGACCACTATGGCGACGGGCGCCGCGATGACCGTCCCGATGGCTGGCGTGAAGGCGAGGAGGAGCGCATCGGCCATGAAGGCTGGCGCGGTGGCGGGGAGCGGCGCGGCGAGGCGGTGCAGCTGTTCGCCGGCGCGCGCTTCGAAGGCAGGACCGTGGATGTGGATGGCGACGTGCGCACCTTGCGCGATGCAGACTTCAATGACCGCGCCGGCTCCCTCGTCGTCCGCCGCGGCACGTGGGAAGTGTGCGAACACGCCGACTACGGCGGCCAGTGCGTGGTGTTCGGACCGGGGCGCTATCCCTTCCTGGAAGGGATGAACGACCGCATTTCGTCGCTGCGAAGGGTGCGCTGAAGGACGCGCGATTTTGATGTAACCTGTGCTCTTCAGGACTGACCTGGAGAGCACATGGAATACAAGGACTACTACGCCACGCTGGGCGTGCCGAAGACGGCCAGCGAGGACGAGATCAAGAACGCCTACCGCAAGCTCGTACGCAAATACCATCCCGACGTAAGCCGCGAAACGGATGCCGATGCGAAAACCAAGGAACTGAACGAAGCATACGGCGTCCTGGGCGACGCCGAAAAGCGTGCCGCCTACGATGAACTGGGCAATGCGCCGCGCCAGGCGGGGCAGGGCTTCCGGCCGCCG
Encoded proteins:
- a CDS encoding MATE family efflux transporter, whose product is MPYSFSRSNVHREASSLWQLAWPVLVGQLATVGMAVADVAMTGHTSADELAAVSLGASVWSIILVTVNGIMMAINTVVAHEVGAGAFDKIAHSVRQALWKAVGVGLFAALMANLATLLFDHLYLAPAVSERASMFVHIISIGLIPFAAYRALYGYSASINHTKPVMVIAIIGLLVNVAINWVLVFGNLGMPKMGALGCAVATGVVVWLDLIAMVLWIRIAPAYRQTYPFTRWEWPHWPEIWSMLKLGVPIGVTYFAEVSVFGAVSLLIARFGVVTVSAHQIALNFASLTFMVPLSFGIGMITRVGQALGEGNPQQARFASLVGLSMSVGFAVLSAVFIAVFRHQIAAAYTSDPAVQAMCAHLLLFAALFQLSDAAQVAASCAIRGYKVTRSPMVIQLIAFWGVALPLGCVLGLAPDWVPFAPAEPLSATGFWIGLVLGLTVAAVLLTVSLLRLSKARALAVAEQ
- a CDS encoding beta/gamma crystallin-related protein codes for the protein MKRLLATLVASTLLSQVANAGELTLFEHHGLRGNQVTLHGDAPNLRDGGFNDKASSLIVRSGTWEVCEHKDFGGYCALFRRGEYPDLERFNNNISSAREVQGRRGWRDRDRDHYGDGRRDDRPDGWREGEEERIGHEGWRGGGERRGEAVQLFAGARFEGRTVDVDGDVRTLRDADFNDRAGSLVVRRGTWEVCEHADYGGQCVVFGPGRYPFLEGMNDRISSLRRVR